In Sphingomonas sp. LT1P40, the DNA window CAGGGCATCTCGCAACAGATGCTGACGCGCACGCTCAAAGCGCTGGAGCGCGATGGACTGGTGTCACGCACCGTTCACGCGACCGTCCCGCCGCAGGTCGAATATGGCCTGACCAATCTCGGCCATTCGCTCGCCGAACCCGTCAAAATCCTCGGGCAATGGGCGTTTGAAAATCTCGGGACGATCTACGATCACCGCGACCGCTATGACCGCACGGACGACGCGCGCGTCAGTTCCGGATGACGATCACCGTCGTCGCGGCGGGCTGCGGCGGCGCATAATAACCGGCGGGCTGCGAACAGCGCTGGCGGCACACGCGCAGTTGCGCCGCGCGCTCATTTGCCAGCCGCCGCCATGCCTGCGCCCGGTCGATCAGTCGGCCGACCTGCCACTCGGTGCTTTCCCATGCCTCTTCCCGGCATCGGCGATCGCCACCGCAGATTCGCTTGACCGCATGGTCGATCCGGGCGGCCAATATATCGACGCCCGCGTCGCTCGACAGATCCAGCCCCGCCGCAGGCACGGCGATCTGGCGTTCCTCATAGCGGTCCGAATCGCGCGCCGACGCTGGTGATGCCAGACATGCGGACAACGCAACTATGCTCGTCACGGTTCGCAGCATTTTCACGGCCTCCTTCCCGACAGTCTAGCGCTGGCGCAGACCGCCGTTAACCATTCTTGTCCGCAGATCGTCCCGGCGTCGGACATGTCGCATCGCTCCGGATATCGGCGTCGGGCCGTCCGATTCATCGCTAACAGCCGGTAATCTTTACCAGTTGTTCGCCATCCGCCGCCTAGAATGCATTCATGGGTCGGGGGATCATATCGTGCTTTGTGGCAGTTTTGGTCGCGGCGCTGGCGTTCGTCGTCGCGCCCGCCCATGCGCAACCTGCGGGTCTCAGCGCGGGTCAGGTCGGCCGCCCCTTGCAGGTTTGCGTTCGCGCCGTGCGACCCGGCGACGATCCGGCCAGGCTGATCCGTCAGCCACAAAGCTTCGACTGCACCACCAGACAAACCGCGTTCGGCCCGGGCAGTTACTGGGTAATCTCCAGCCCGATCGACCAACGATCGCGCTCGCGGCAACCGCTGGCGGCGCGCATCGGCAGCGTCTGGCAGGACAGGCTGACGCTCCATATACTCTATACCGACGGTCGCATCGCCACGATGGCCGACGACCGATACAGTGTCAGCCGCCGCATTCAGCTCGGCGCGATCATCGAATACCCGCTGCCGCGCGATCGGGCCAAGGTCAAACGGCTGATGTGGCGGGTCGACGGTGCGGCAAATTTGCGCGGCATCGTCGTCGGGGCGCGGCTGGCGACCAAGGCGGAAAGCGATCTGTCGAACCTCACAATGGCCGCGATCTACAGCGGCTTTGGCGGACTCGCGCTGGCGCTGCTCACCTATAATCTCGCTTTATGGGCGTCGCTGCGTCACCGGTTCCAGCTCGCTTACTGCCTGATGGTAAGCGCGCTGATGGCCTATGCCTTCACTTCGTCGGGCGCGATGGCATGGGCGTTTCCCGATGTCGCCAACAATGATCGGCTGCGGATCAACTATCTGCTGCTGACACTCGCCTGCGCCTCGGCACTGCTGTTCGCCCGCGCCTTTTTCGAGGAGCATGTCTTCGGCCCGCGCTTGCGGCTGACCATGCGCATTGCCGTCGGCGTGCTGGTGGCCGCCGGACTGTTCTTCGTGCTGCTCGCACCCATTGGCGTCCAGATGGTGGATCGCATCTATTCCTGGGTGTTCCTCGGCGTCATCATCAGCGTCGTTGCGACCTTGTGGAGCGCGTGGCGCAACCGTTCCAATTTCCTGTGGCTGTTCGCCATCGCCTGGGCCGTGCCGATCTTCGCCGCCAGCCTGCGCGTCTTCGCCAATCTCGGGCTGATCCGCTGGAACTTCTGGCTCGACAATTCGACCATATTGTCGATGGCGGCAGAGGCGCTGATCTCGTCGGTCGCCATCGCCTATCGCATACGCCTGCTCAGCCAAGAACGCGATTCGGCTGTCGCGGCGGAGGCGGTGGCGCGCCGCCTTGCCGATACCGATCCGCTCACCGGCCTGTTCAACCGCCGTGCGTTCCTCGCCAATGCGATCGGGCGCGAAGGGCCGCAGACCCTGCTCGTCCTCGATCTCGATCACTTCAAACAGGTCAACGAGACGCTGGGCCATGATGGCGGCGACGAAGTCCTGCGCGTCGTCGCCCGCACGCTGCGCGCGCTCGCGCCATCGCACGCGCTGGTCGCGCGCATCGGCGGTGAGGAGTTCGCGGTGCTGACCGACATGGCCCATCCGCTGGATGCCGAGGCGCTGCTCGCCCGTCTGCGCGCGACCCGCATGCCGTTCGACCTGCGCGTCACCGCCAGCGTCGGCGCCGCGACCGGCCCGCTCGCCGTCGAGGCGCACTGGAAAACGATCTATCGTGCCGCCGACACTGCGCTGTTCGCCGCCAAATCCGCCGGCCGCGACCGCGTCAGGGCCGCACCGCTGGCGGCATAGCTTGCCGTCTCGGCGCGCTACCCACCCCAATTCAGTTGCCGTTCATCGGCCATAAGCGTAACAACGGAGCCATCGGGAGGACGCGATGGACAGGTTGGACAAGCGGAAGATCGCACTGATCGGCGGTGGCGCGGCATTGCTTGCGCTGACCGTCCTGCCGCATCCGACGGCGGACATCCGCATCCTCACCCACGACGTGACCGACACCGCCCCGCGCAAGGTTCAGGCGGCGGTCGATCTGGGCGTGATGGCCGTGTCCGTGCTCTATACATGGACCGCGAAACGCGCGCTGCGCTGACGTTTACGTCAAGCGCTTGCCTCGTTCGGGCGAGTTGCTTACACCTGTGTAAATGAGCGTTCCCGAACAGCTTTGGCCTGAGCAGGTCTGGCGCACAGCCTATCTCCATCCCGGCCCATGGGATCAGCATCTGCCGCCGCTCTCGATGGCCGCCGCCTTCGACGAATCGGCAAAGCGCATGGGGCACGCCCCGCTGCTCGACTTTCTCGGCCGTCATTACAGCTATGCCGAGACGCTGGATGGCGCGAACCGCGTCGCCTGTGGGCTGCGCGCACTTGGCTATGGCCCCGGCGACCGCATCGGCCTGTTCCTGCCCAACGTCCCACATTACGTCGCCGCTTACTACGGCATCCTCAAGCTCGGTGCGACGGTCGTCAATTTCTCGCCGCTCTATTCTGTCGAGGAACTCGCGGCCCAGGTAGCCGATTCGGGCACCCGTATCCTGTTCACAATCAGCGCCACGGCATTGCTGCCCACCGCGTTGAAGGTGCTGGACCAGAGCGGGCTTGAGCGATTGGTCGTAGGTTCGGTCGCGGGCGCGCTGCCGCCAACCAAGTCGATCCTCTACCGCCTGTTCAAGCGCAAGGAGGTCGCCGAAAAGCCCGACGATCCTCGCATCCTCGCCTTCTCGCACCTCATCGCCAATAACGGCGCATGCGAGACCGCGACGATCGATCCCGAAACCCACCTCGCGCTGATCCAATATACCGGCGGCACCACCGGCGTACCGAAGGGCGCGATGCTCACGCATCAGAACCTCACCGCCAACGCACGCCAGGTCGCCAAGCTCGACCCCGAACTCGGCGAAAGCCACGACAAGGTACTCGGCGTCCTCCCCTTTTTCCACGTTTTCGCCAACACCTGCGTCCTGAACCGCACGATCTTCACCGGCGGCGAAATCGTCATGCTCCCGCGCTTCGACGCAGCACAGGCGCTGGCGGCGATCCACCGTACCAAACCGACCGCGCTTCCCGGCGTCCCGACGATGTTTCAGGCGCTGATCGACCATCCCAACGCCGCGACCACCGACTGGTCGAGCCTGAAATACTGCATCACCGGCGGTGCCCCCCTCCCCGCCGAATTGCGCACCCGCTTCGAGGCGAAAACGGGTGCCCGCCTGATCGAGGGTTATGGCCTGTCCGAAAGCTCGGGCGTCGTCTCGACCAACCCGTATCAGAACCTCAACAAGTCCGGCACGATCGGCCAGCCGCTGATCGCCACGCGCGTGCGGCTGGTGGACAAGGAGGATGCCACCCGCCCCGCACCCGAGGGCGAACCGGGTGAAATCGTCGTCGCGGGGCCACAGATCATGGCTGGTTACTGGAACCGTGAAGAGGCGGACGACACCACATTCTGTGTCGATGCCACCGGCCAGAAATGGCTGCGCACCGGCGATGTCGGCCAGATCGACCAGGACGGTTTCATCTGCATCGTCGATCGCATCAAGGACATGATCGCGGTCGGCGGCTTCAAGGTATTCCCCAAGCATATCGAGGACGTGCTCTACCGCCACCCGGCGGTGAAGGAGGCTTTGGTGGTGGGAATGCCCGATGCCTATCGGGGCGAGACCCCGCGAGCCTATGTATCGCTCAACGACGATGCCGAACCCGTCACCGGCGAAACACTGCGCGACTGGGTGAATCCTCAGATCGGCAAACACGAGCGCGTCGATGCCGTGGTGATCCGCGAGAAACTGCCCAAGACGATGATCGGCAAGTTGAGCCGCAAGGATTTGTTGATCGAGATCGCGGCGGGAGCATGCCGCACCTGATAATCAATCGTCACCCCGGGCTTGACCCGGAGTCCCGCTTCTTGGCCGGGCGAGCTAGCCGGACCCCGGGTCCATCCCGGGGTGAGGAAAGATAGAATATCACAGTTGGCACATTGGCCTGGATAATAATCCCGCCCTAATCCGCCAGCATCACCCCCTTCAAATTCATGAACTCGTGCAATCCCCATGGCCCCAGCTCACGGCCATGCCCTGACAGCTTCACACCCCCGAATGGCGCTTCCGGCGTCGACGCCAGCATCGCGTTCACCGCGATCATCCCCGCCTCGATATCGCGCAAGAACCGCTCGATCTCCGTCTGATCCTGCGACCATACGCTCGACCCCAGCCCGAACGGCACGTCGTTCGCCAGCGCCACCGCCGCATCCACATCGTTCGCGCGAAACACCATTGCCACCGGCCCGAAAATCTCCTCCTGCGCAAAGTCGGCATCGGGATCGACGCCGGTCAGCACCCCCGGCTCCATCCACGCGCCGTCACGCTCGATCTTCACGCCACCCGTCAGCGTCGCCCCCGCCGCCACCGCCCGCTGCAGCTGCTCCAGCACCGTATCGCGCTGCTCGACACTCGACAGCGGTCCCATATCGACGCCGGTCATGGGATCGCCGACCTGCACCGCCTTCATGCCCGCGACGAACTTTTCCAGAAATGCATCATAGACGTCAGTATGCACGACCATCCGCTTGGCGCAGATGCACGACTGCCCCGCATTCTGGATGCGTGCCTTCACCGCCACCTTCGCCGCTTCGTCAATATCTGCAGAGGGCATCACGATGAACGGGTCCGACCCGCCCAGTTCCAGCACGACCTTCTTCAACGCCCGCCCCGCAGCCTCACCGACTTTTGCGCCCGCGCCCTCGCTGCCCGTCAGCGTCACCGCCACCACGCGCTTGTCGGCGATGATCCGCGACACCTTGTCCGATTTGACGGCCAAATTCTGGAACAGCCCGTCGGGTGCGCCCGCCGCGCTTACCAGCTGCTGGATCAACGCCGCGCACCCTTGCGTAAGCGAAGCATGTTTCAACAGCCCGACATTCCCCGCCATGATCGTCGGGGCCAGCCAGCGCACGGCCTGCCAATAGGGGAAGTTCCACGGCATGATCGCCAGGATCGGCCCCAACGCTTGCCACTGCGCCACCGCGCGCCCGGTCGGCGTCTTCGTCTCGACCGGCTCCAGAAACCCCGGCCCGTTCGCGGCGTAATAGCGAAACCCCGCAACGCATTTCTCGACCTCGGCCACGGCGGATGCCACCGTCTTGCCCATTTCCTGCGTCGCCACTTCCGCCAGATGCTGCTTGTTCGCTTCGAACTGATCGGCGATCGCACTCAGCAACGCCGTCCGCTGCTCCAACGCGCTCACCCGCCACGATCGATACGCCGCCGCCGCCCGCACCAGCGCCGCCTCGATCCCGGCGTCATCCAGTTCCTCAAACGTCGCACCGTCTTTGCCGGTCGCCGGATTGATGCTGGTGAACATGGGTATCTCCTTCGCGCTATATCTAGCGAACCCAACGAACGCACGGGAGGTTGAATCCGCCCCGCCCGTGTCGCATAGCGGCGGCATGACAGAGGCCCCCGACATCGCCGCGCTTTCGTTCGAGGACGCACTCAAGGAACTGGAACGTATCGTCGGTCGGCTCGAAAGCGGCGATGCACAGTTGCAGGAGGCGATCGACCTGTACGAACGCGGCGACGCGCTGCGCAAGCAATGCGCGGCCCGGCTCGACGCGGCGCAAGCGCGGATCGAGGCGATTCGCGTCGATGCCGACGGGCGCGTGACCGGCACCACACCTTTCGCAGCCGGATGAGCGTCGTCGTGGGGGATGCTTCGCTCACGCTCGAATCCGCGATCCGCGATGTCGCGAGCGAAGTCGATCGCCAGTTCGACCTGCTCCTTCCCGTCCCCGCTGACGCCCGCGCGCGCCTGTATGAAGCGATGCGCTACGCCGCGATCGGCGGCGGCAAGCGGCTGCGTCCGCTGCTCACTTTCTCGACCGCACGCCTGTTCGGCGTCGATCGCACTTGCGCTGCCCGCGCCGCCACCGCGATCGAGTGCATCCACGTCTATTCGCTGATCCATGACGACCTCCCCGCGATGGACGATGACGACATGCGCCGCGGCAAGCCGACCGTTCATCGCGCTTATGACGAGGCGACGGCGATTTTGGCGGGCGATTGCCTCCATGCCCTTGCCTTCGAAATCCTCGCCG includes these proteins:
- a CDS encoding winged helix-turn-helix transcriptional regulator: MTDSQPTHSECRTVTGILARVGDKWTVLVVMTLRQQPRRFNDLKRAVQGISQQMLTRTLKALERDGLVSRTVHATVPPQVEYGLTNLGHSLAEPVKILGQWAFENLGTIYDHRDRYDRTDDARVSSG
- a CDS encoding UrcA family protein, with protein sequence MLRTVTSIVALSACLASPASARDSDRYEERQIAVPAAGLDLSSDAGVDILAARIDHAVKRICGGDRRCREEAWESTEWQVGRLIDRAQAWRRLANERAAQLRVCRQRCSQPAGYYAPPQPAATTVIVIRN
- a CDS encoding GGDEF domain-containing protein, which translates into the protein MAVLVAALAFVVAPAHAQPAGLSAGQVGRPLQVCVRAVRPGDDPARLIRQPQSFDCTTRQTAFGPGSYWVISSPIDQRSRSRQPLAARIGSVWQDRLTLHILYTDGRIATMADDRYSVSRRIQLGAIIEYPLPRDRAKVKRLMWRVDGAANLRGIVVGARLATKAESDLSNLTMAAIYSGFGGLALALLTYNLALWASLRHRFQLAYCLMVSALMAYAFTSSGAMAWAFPDVANNDRLRINYLLLTLACASALLFARAFFEEHVFGPRLRLTMRIAVGVLVAAGLFFVLLAPIGVQMVDRIYSWVFLGVIISVVATLWSAWRNRSNFLWLFAIAWAVPIFAASLRVFANLGLIRWNFWLDNSTILSMAAEALISSVAIAYRIRLLSQERDSAVAAEAVARRLADTDPLTGLFNRRAFLANAIGREGPQTLLVLDLDHFKQVNETLGHDGGDEVLRVVARTLRALAPSHALVARIGGEEFAVLTDMAHPLDAEALLARLRATRMPFDLRVTASVGAATGPLAVEAHWKTIYRAADTALFAAKSAGRDRVRAAPLAA
- a CDS encoding AMP-binding protein, with translation MSVPEQLWPEQVWRTAYLHPGPWDQHLPPLSMAAAFDESAKRMGHAPLLDFLGRHYSYAETLDGANRVACGLRALGYGPGDRIGLFLPNVPHYVAAYYGILKLGATVVNFSPLYSVEELAAQVADSGTRILFTISATALLPTALKVLDQSGLERLVVGSVAGALPPTKSILYRLFKRKEVAEKPDDPRILAFSHLIANNGACETATIDPETHLALIQYTGGTTGVPKGAMLTHQNLTANARQVAKLDPELGESHDKVLGVLPFFHVFANTCVLNRTIFTGGEIVMLPRFDAAQALAAIHRTKPTALPGVPTMFQALIDHPNAATTDWSSLKYCITGGAPLPAELRTRFEAKTGARLIEGYGLSESSGVVSTNPYQNLNKSGTIGQPLIATRVRLVDKEDATRPAPEGEPGEIVVAGPQIMAGYWNREEADDTTFCVDATGQKWLRTGDVGQIDQDGFICIVDRIKDMIAVGGFKVFPKHIEDVLYRHPAVKEALVVGMPDAYRGETPRAYVSLNDDAEPVTGETLRDWVNPQIGKHERVDAVVIREKLPKTMIGKLSRKDLLIEIAAGACRT
- a CDS encoding NAD-dependent succinate-semialdehyde dehydrogenase, giving the protein MFTSINPATGKDGATFEELDDAGIEAALVRAAAAYRSWRVSALEQRTALLSAIADQFEANKQHLAEVATQEMGKTVASAVAEVEKCVAGFRYYAANGPGFLEPVETKTPTGRAVAQWQALGPILAIMPWNFPYWQAVRWLAPTIMAGNVGLLKHASLTQGCAALIQQLVSAAGAPDGLFQNLAVKSDKVSRIIADKRVVAVTLTGSEGAGAKVGEAAGRALKKVVLELGGSDPFIVMPSADIDEAAKVAVKARIQNAGQSCICAKRMVVHTDVYDAFLEKFVAGMKAVQVGDPMTGVDMGPLSSVEQRDTVLEQLQRAVAAGATLTGGVKIERDGAWMEPGVLTGVDPDADFAQEEIFGPVAMVFRANDVDAAVALANDVPFGLGSSVWSQDQTEIERFLRDIEAGMIAVNAMLASTPEAPFGGVKLSGHGRELGPWGLHEFMNLKGVMLAD
- a CDS encoding exodeoxyribonuclease VII small subunit; its protein translation is MTEAPDIAALSFEDALKELERIVGRLESGDAQLQEAIDLYERGDALRKQCAARLDAAQARIEAIRVDADGRVTGTTPFAAG